The following proteins come from a genomic window of Macrobrachium rosenbergii isolate ZJJX-2024 chromosome 37, ASM4041242v1, whole genome shotgun sequence:
- the LOC136825475 gene encoding ras-specific guanine nucleotide-releasing factor RalGPS1-like isoform X14 has product MSWAGEEASSEPPLPYTKMRYSEMPRDISCDSLAALRINESVMDSDDEEERSSGCGGGRGMAMPMCARGTSPPSSVYRKVVQETDYDTHDGMKALTKAAYSYGTLPRIHSHKSASLPARGKDADTPPVLDLLRVVPEDLATQITRMDFPVFKAITPEELTSCGWTKKDKLKSAPNIVEFTRRFNHISFWVVREILNAGGAKQRAEMMGHFIKVAKKLNELNNFHSQFAIVSALQSAPIYRLNKTWAALSRKDRQHYERMSELFSDKNNWEQLRSHVNSLKLPMIPYLGLFLTDLVYIDMAHPHFGGLESEQRQLKMNNILRVLADYQQSDYSALPHLQHVQTYLASVRYIEELQKFVEDDHYKLSLQLEPNTPSSSQSASKDSVSDAAGGINSLNLSPARVSGGRPPAPPPTYSCPAHGPQAKFVPGHRKARSLGTNIFKGCSGTNEGMRCDSVNSLGGHEPGCPSAQGSQGSRHLLDDSELDPPPQHSDCTSPQSHTLTRTWSGLSSDSDTEVVFEVSGEECGVQGPLKRKTVIKDGRRPAVSAWHRYWVQLWGGALVYYHPKSLTSRGQERADFKTSPCKLQPLIGQGSKLVLVGPQDAQSQPDVFQLSDPGKATIYKFRAPSVSAAKSWIYNLQQALTENIQRPPENLITFE; this is encoded by the exons ATGTCATGGGCGGGTGAGGAGGCATCATCAGAGCCCCCGTTACCATACACGAAGATGAGGTACTCCGAGATGCCTCGTGACATCTCCTGCGATAGCCTCGCTGCCCTCCGCATCAATGAG AGTGTGATGGACAGCGATGATGAAGAGGAACGTAGCAGCGGTTGTGGGGGCGGGAGGGGTATGGCCATGCCAATGTGTGCCCGTGGTACTTCTCCCCCATCTTCTGTGTATCGCAAGGTAGTTCAGGAAACCGATTACGATACCCACGACGGCATGAAGGCCCTCACCAAAGCTGCTTATAGTTATgg AACGTTACCCCGCATCCATAGCCATAAGTCGGCTAGCCTACCAGCCCGTGGGAAGGATGCTGACACCCCACCTGTCCTGGATCTCCTGAGGGTGGTGCCCGAAGACCTGGCCACCCAGATCACTAGGATGGATTTCCCCGTTTTCAA AGCCATCACCCCAGAAGAGCTGACCTCCTGTGGTTGGACGAAAAAGGATAAATTGAAATCTGCCCCCAATATTGTGGAGTTCACACGAAGATTTAATCAT aTAAGTTTTTGGGTTGTCCGAGAAATACTCAACGCAGGAGGAGCAAAACAGCGTGCCGAGATGATGGGACACTTCATTAAAGTAGCCAAGAAACTGAATGAACTCAACAATTTTCATTCACAGTTTGCCATCGTTAGTGCCCTGCAGTCTGCGCCCATTTATAG aTTAAACAAGACTTGGGCTGCTCTCTCCCGTAAGGACCGGCAACATTACGAGAGAATGAGCGAATTATTTAGTGATAAGAATAATTGGGAACAACTTAGAAGTCATGTTAATAGTCTGAAACTTCCTATGATTCCATATCTTG GCCTCTTCTTGACTGatttagtatatatagatatggccCATCCCCATTTTGGTGGTCTGGAGAGTGAGCAGCGGCAGCTAAAGATGAACAACATTCTGAGAGTTTTGGCAGATTATCAGCAGTCTGATTATTCTGCTCTTCCTCATCTTCAACATGTCCAGACATATTTAGCATCTGTTAGATATATAGAAGAACTACAGAAGTTTGTGGAGGATGATCATTATAA GTTGTCACTTCAGCTTGAGCCAAACACTCCAAGCAGTAGTCAGAGTGCCAGCAAAGACAGTGTTAGTGATGCTGCTGGAGGGATCAATTCCTTAAATCTCTCTCCAGCTCGAGTGAGTGGCGGAAGGCCACCTGCTCCTCCTCCCACCTATTCCTGCCCAGCACATGGACCACAAGCAAAATTTGTACCTGGTCACAGGAAAGCACGTAGTCTAGGAACAAA CATTTTCAAGGGCTGTTCAGGAACAAATGAAGGAATGCGATGTGACTCTGTGAACAGTTTAGGTGGTCACGAGCCAGGCTGTCCTTCAGCCCAAGGTTCCCAAGGGTCCAGACATTTACTAGATGATTCAGAACTTGACCCTCCACCACAGCATTCGGATTGTACATCACCTCAGTCTCATACACTCACGAGAACATG GTCAGGACTTTCTTCAGATTCTGATACAGAAGTAGTTTTTGAAGTAAGTGGAGAAGAATGTGGCGTTCAAGGGCCTTTGAAAAGGAAGACTGTTATTAAAGATGGCAGGAGGCCTGCAGTGTCAGCTTGGCATAGATACTGG GTTCAGTTGTGGGGTGGAGCACTGGTTTACTATCATCCAAAAAGTTTAACTTCAAGAGGACAGGAGCGAGCAGACTTCAAGACCTCACCTTGCAAACTTCAGCCTCTCATTGGTCAGGGCAGTAAACTGGTGCTTGTTGGTCCACAAGATGCCCAATCCCAGCCTGATGTATTCCAG
- the LOC136825475 gene encoding ras-specific guanine nucleotide-releasing factor RalGPS1-like isoform X2: MIRIAFFTLISSYEKWADDFQLRVGGLVMSWAGEEASSEPPLPYTKMRYSEMPRDISCDSLAALRINESVMDSDDEEERSSGCGGGRGMAMPMCARGTSPPSSVYRKVVQETDYDTHDGMKALTKAAYSYGTLPRIHSHKSASLPARGKDADTPPVLDLLRVVPEDLATQITRMDFPVFKAITPEELTSCGWTKKDKLKSAPNIVEFTRRFNHISFWVVREILNAGGAKQRAEMMGHFIKVAKKLNELNNFHSQFAIVSALQSAPIYRLNKTWAALSRKDRQHYERMSELFSDKNNWEQLRSHVNSLKLPMIPYLGLFLTDLVYIDMAHPHFGGLESEQRQLKMNNILRVLADYQQSDYSALPHLQHVQTYLASVRYIEELQKFVEDDHYKLSLQLEPNTPSSSQSASKDSVSDAAGGINSLNLSPARVSGGRPPAPPPTYSCPAHGPQAKFVPGHRKARSLGTKFRSMSLPRNLHRSEPQSQGADRFGHSSQNSQIESDGWTTCGNFHVYLSQIIFKGCSGTNEGMRCDSVNSLGGHEPGCPSAQGSQGSRHLLDDSELDPPPQHSDCTSPQSHTLTRTWSGLSSDSDTEVVFEVSGEECGVQGPLKRKTVIKDGRRPAVSAWHRYWVQLWGGALVYYHPKSLTSRGQERADFKTSPCKLQPLIGQGSKLVLVGPQDAQSQPDVFQLSDPGKATIYKFRAPSVSAAKSWIYNLQQALTENIQRPPENLITFE; this comes from the exons GGTTGGAGGTCTTGTCATGTCATGGGCGGGTGAGGAGGCATCATCAGAGCCCCCGTTACCATACACGAAGATGAGGTACTCCGAGATGCCTCGTGACATCTCCTGCGATAGCCTCGCTGCCCTCCGCATCAATGAG AGTGTGATGGACAGCGATGATGAAGAGGAACGTAGCAGCGGTTGTGGGGGCGGGAGGGGTATGGCCATGCCAATGTGTGCCCGTGGTACTTCTCCCCCATCTTCTGTGTATCGCAAGGTAGTTCAGGAAACCGATTACGATACCCACGACGGCATGAAGGCCCTCACCAAAGCTGCTTATAGTTATgg AACGTTACCCCGCATCCATAGCCATAAGTCGGCTAGCCTACCAGCCCGTGGGAAGGATGCTGACACCCCACCTGTCCTGGATCTCCTGAGGGTGGTGCCCGAAGACCTGGCCACCCAGATCACTAGGATGGATTTCCCCGTTTTCAA AGCCATCACCCCAGAAGAGCTGACCTCCTGTGGTTGGACGAAAAAGGATAAATTGAAATCTGCCCCCAATATTGTGGAGTTCACACGAAGATTTAATCAT aTAAGTTTTTGGGTTGTCCGAGAAATACTCAACGCAGGAGGAGCAAAACAGCGTGCCGAGATGATGGGACACTTCATTAAAGTAGCCAAGAAACTGAATGAACTCAACAATTTTCATTCACAGTTTGCCATCGTTAGTGCCCTGCAGTCTGCGCCCATTTATAG aTTAAACAAGACTTGGGCTGCTCTCTCCCGTAAGGACCGGCAACATTACGAGAGAATGAGCGAATTATTTAGTGATAAGAATAATTGGGAACAACTTAGAAGTCATGTTAATAGTCTGAAACTTCCTATGATTCCATATCTTG GCCTCTTCTTGACTGatttagtatatatagatatggccCATCCCCATTTTGGTGGTCTGGAGAGTGAGCAGCGGCAGCTAAAGATGAACAACATTCTGAGAGTTTTGGCAGATTATCAGCAGTCTGATTATTCTGCTCTTCCTCATCTTCAACATGTCCAGACATATTTAGCATCTGTTAGATATATAGAAGAACTACAGAAGTTTGTGGAGGATGATCATTATAA GTTGTCACTTCAGCTTGAGCCAAACACTCCAAGCAGTAGTCAGAGTGCCAGCAAAGACAGTGTTAGTGATGCTGCTGGAGGGATCAATTCCTTAAATCTCTCTCCAGCTCGAGTGAGTGGCGGAAGGCCACCTGCTCCTCCTCCCACCTATTCCTGCCCAGCACATGGACCACAAGCAAAATTTGTACCTGGTCACAGGAAAGCACGTAGTCTAGGAACAAA ATTTCGGAGTATGAGTCTCCCACGCAATCTCCATCGCTCGGAACCCCAGAGTCAGGGGGCAGACCGCTTCGG TCACTCATCTCAAAATTCACAAATAGAGTCGGATGGATGGACAACATGCGGCAACTTTCACGTATACTTGAGTCAGAT CATTTTCAAGGGCTGTTCAGGAACAAATGAAGGAATGCGATGTGACTCTGTGAACAGTTTAGGTGGTCACGAGCCAGGCTGTCCTTCAGCCCAAGGTTCCCAAGGGTCCAGACATTTACTAGATGATTCAGAACTTGACCCTCCACCACAGCATTCGGATTGTACATCACCTCAGTCTCATACACTCACGAGAACATG GTCAGGACTTTCTTCAGATTCTGATACAGAAGTAGTTTTTGAAGTAAGTGGAGAAGAATGTGGCGTTCAAGGGCCTTTGAAAAGGAAGACTGTTATTAAAGATGGCAGGAGGCCTGCAGTGTCAGCTTGGCATAGATACTGG GTTCAGTTGTGGGGTGGAGCACTGGTTTACTATCATCCAAAAAGTTTAACTTCAAGAGGACAGGAGCGAGCAGACTTCAAGACCTCACCTTGCAAACTTCAGCCTCTCATTGGTCAGGGCAGTAAACTGGTGCTTGTTGGTCCACAAGATGCCCAATCCCAGCCTGATGTATTCCAG
- the LOC136825475 gene encoding ras-specific guanine nucleotide-releasing factor RalGPS1-like isoform X11, protein MSWAGEEASSEPPLPYTKMRYSEMPRDISCDSLAALRINESVMDSDDEEERSSGCGGGRGMAMPMCARGTSPPSSVYRKVVQETDYDTHDGMKALTKAAYSYGTLPRIHSHKSASLPARGKDADTPPVLDLLRVVPEDLATQITRMDFPVFKAITPEELTSCGWTKKDKLKSAPNIVEFTRRFNHISFWVVREILNAGGAKQRAEMMGHFIKVAKKLNELNNFHSQFAIVSALQSAPIYRLNKTWAALSRKDRQHYERMSELFSDKNNWEQLRSHVNSLKLPMIPYLGLFLTDLVYIDMAHPHFGGLESEQRQLKMNNILRVLADYQQSDYSALPHLQHVQTYLASVRYIEELQKFVEDDHYKLSLQLEPNTPSSSQSASKDSVSDAAGGINSLNLSPARVSGGRPPAPPPTYSCPAHGPQAKFVPGHRKARSLGTNHSSQNSQIESDGWTTCGNFHVYLSQIIFKGCSGTNEGMRCDSVNSLGGHEPGCPSAQGSQGSRHLLDDSELDPPPQHSDCTSPQSHTLTRTWSGLSSDSDTEVVFEVSGEECGVQGPLKRKTVIKDGRRPAVSAWHRYWVQLWGGALVYYHPKSLTSRGQERADFKTSPCKLQPLIGQGSKLVLVGPQDAQSQPDVFQLSDPGKATIYKFRAPSVSAAKSWIYNLQQALTENIQRPPENLITFE, encoded by the exons ATGTCATGGGCGGGTGAGGAGGCATCATCAGAGCCCCCGTTACCATACACGAAGATGAGGTACTCCGAGATGCCTCGTGACATCTCCTGCGATAGCCTCGCTGCCCTCCGCATCAATGAG AGTGTGATGGACAGCGATGATGAAGAGGAACGTAGCAGCGGTTGTGGGGGCGGGAGGGGTATGGCCATGCCAATGTGTGCCCGTGGTACTTCTCCCCCATCTTCTGTGTATCGCAAGGTAGTTCAGGAAACCGATTACGATACCCACGACGGCATGAAGGCCCTCACCAAAGCTGCTTATAGTTATgg AACGTTACCCCGCATCCATAGCCATAAGTCGGCTAGCCTACCAGCCCGTGGGAAGGATGCTGACACCCCACCTGTCCTGGATCTCCTGAGGGTGGTGCCCGAAGACCTGGCCACCCAGATCACTAGGATGGATTTCCCCGTTTTCAA AGCCATCACCCCAGAAGAGCTGACCTCCTGTGGTTGGACGAAAAAGGATAAATTGAAATCTGCCCCCAATATTGTGGAGTTCACACGAAGATTTAATCAT aTAAGTTTTTGGGTTGTCCGAGAAATACTCAACGCAGGAGGAGCAAAACAGCGTGCCGAGATGATGGGACACTTCATTAAAGTAGCCAAGAAACTGAATGAACTCAACAATTTTCATTCACAGTTTGCCATCGTTAGTGCCCTGCAGTCTGCGCCCATTTATAG aTTAAACAAGACTTGGGCTGCTCTCTCCCGTAAGGACCGGCAACATTACGAGAGAATGAGCGAATTATTTAGTGATAAGAATAATTGGGAACAACTTAGAAGTCATGTTAATAGTCTGAAACTTCCTATGATTCCATATCTTG GCCTCTTCTTGACTGatttagtatatatagatatggccCATCCCCATTTTGGTGGTCTGGAGAGTGAGCAGCGGCAGCTAAAGATGAACAACATTCTGAGAGTTTTGGCAGATTATCAGCAGTCTGATTATTCTGCTCTTCCTCATCTTCAACATGTCCAGACATATTTAGCATCTGTTAGATATATAGAAGAACTACAGAAGTTTGTGGAGGATGATCATTATAA GTTGTCACTTCAGCTTGAGCCAAACACTCCAAGCAGTAGTCAGAGTGCCAGCAAAGACAGTGTTAGTGATGCTGCTGGAGGGATCAATTCCTTAAATCTCTCTCCAGCTCGAGTGAGTGGCGGAAGGCCACCTGCTCCTCCTCCCACCTATTCCTGCCCAGCACATGGACCACAAGCAAAATTTGTACCTGGTCACAGGAAAGCACGTAGTCTAGGAACAAA TCACTCATCTCAAAATTCACAAATAGAGTCGGATGGATGGACAACATGCGGCAACTTTCACGTATACTTGAGTCAGAT CATTTTCAAGGGCTGTTCAGGAACAAATGAAGGAATGCGATGTGACTCTGTGAACAGTTTAGGTGGTCACGAGCCAGGCTGTCCTTCAGCCCAAGGTTCCCAAGGGTCCAGACATTTACTAGATGATTCAGAACTTGACCCTCCACCACAGCATTCGGATTGTACATCACCTCAGTCTCATACACTCACGAGAACATG GTCAGGACTTTCTTCAGATTCTGATACAGAAGTAGTTTTTGAAGTAAGTGGAGAAGAATGTGGCGTTCAAGGGCCTTTGAAAAGGAAGACTGTTATTAAAGATGGCAGGAGGCCTGCAGTGTCAGCTTGGCATAGATACTGG GTTCAGTTGTGGGGTGGAGCACTGGTTTACTATCATCCAAAAAGTTTAACTTCAAGAGGACAGGAGCGAGCAGACTTCAAGACCTCACCTTGCAAACTTCAGCCTCTCATTGGTCAGGGCAGTAAACTGGTGCTTGTTGGTCCACAAGATGCCCAATCCCAGCCTGATGTATTCCAG